The Leguminivora glycinivorella isolate SPB_JAAS2020 chromosome 1, LegGlyc_1.1, whole genome shotgun sequence genome includes a region encoding these proteins:
- the LOC125226792 gene encoding 60S ribosomal protein L9: MKQIVANQKVKIPEGLTVHVKSRLVTVKGPRGVLKRNFKHLAVDIRMVNPRLLKVEKWFGSKKELAAVRTVCSHVENMIKGVTKGFQYKMRAVYAHFPINCVTTEGNSVIEIRNFLGEKYIRRVKMAPGVTVVNSPKQKDELIIEGNSLEDVSSSAALIQQSTTVKNKDIRKFLDGLYVSEKTTVVPDEI; encoded by the exons ATGAAGCAAATCGTTGCAAACCAGAAAGTGAAAATCCCTGAGGGATTGACTGTTCACGTGAAGTCGCGGCTGGTGACAGTGAAGGGGCCGCGAGGAGTTCTCAAGAGAAACTTCAAACACTTGGCTGTTGATATTCGCATGGTGAACCCGCGACTCCTGAAGGTTGAGAAATGGTTTGGCTCCAAGAAGGAGCTCGCTGCCGTGAGGACAGTCTGCTCCCACGTTGAAAACATGATCAAAG GTGTCACCAAGGGATTCCAGTACAAGATGCGTGCTGTATACGCCCATTTCCCCATTAACTGTGTCACCACTGAAGGCAACAGCGTCATTGAAATCCGTAATTTCCTTGGCGAGAAGTACATCCGGAGGGTAAAGATGGCACCAGGCGTCACTGTTGTCAACTCCCCCAAACAGAAGGACGAGCTGATTATCGAAGGCAACTCTCTCGAGGATGTCTCCAGCTCGGCTGCCCTCATCCAACAGTCCACCACCGTCAAAAATAAGGATATCCGAAAATTCTTAGACGGTCTTTACGTATCTGAGAAGACTACGGTTGTACCCGATGAGATATAA